From Endozoicomonas sp. 8E, the proteins below share one genomic window:
- the typA gene encoding translational GTPase TypA, whose protein sequence is MIEKLRNIAIIAHVDHGKTTLVDKLLQQSGTLGRKDQGAERIMDSNDQEKERGITILAKNTAINWQDYHINIVDTPGHADFGGEVERVMSMVDSVLLLVDAVDGPMPQTRFVTQKAFEQGLRPIVVINKIDRPGARPDWVMDEVFDLFDRLGATEEQLDFPVIYASALNGIAGDDPENMAQDMTPLFEMIVNNVPSPKVNVDAPFQMQISALDYSSFLGVIGIGRITRGVLKPSTPIRLIGADGNERNAKILKVMGHLGLERVDVEEARAGDIVCVTGIDKLNISDTLCDPNHVEALPALTVDEPTVSMTFQVNDSPFAGQDGKYVTSRNIKERLDRELLHNVALRVEQGDDADKFKVSGRGELHLSVLIETMRREGFELGVSRPEVVIKEIDGVLQEPYEQVVVDVEEEHQGSLMEEMGHRKAELTNMVPDGKGRVRLEFIMPARGLIGFRSQFLTMTSGSGILTNVFDHYGDVKGGEVSHRKNGVLVSMVNGKVLGYALWNLQDRGRLFLNPNVDVYEGQIIGLHNRDNDLVVNPTKGKQLTNVRASGSDENIQLTPPIQHSLEQALEFIDDDELVEVTPDNIRLRKKFLKEHERKRASRSK, encoded by the coding sequence GTGATAGAAAAGTTACGCAATATTGCCATCATCGCACACGTTGACCATGGTAAAACCACCCTGGTTGACAAACTGCTTCAGCAGTCCGGAACTCTGGGTCGAAAGGATCAGGGTGCCGAACGGATCATGGATTCCAATGACCAGGAGAAGGAGAGGGGCATTACCATCCTGGCCAAGAACACCGCCATCAACTGGCAGGACTACCACATTAATATTGTGGACACACCCGGACACGCCGACTTCGGTGGTGAGGTGGAACGTGTTATGTCCATGGTGGATTCGGTGCTGCTGTTGGTGGATGCGGTTGACGGTCCTATGCCTCAGACCCGCTTTGTCACCCAGAAAGCTTTTGAGCAGGGTCTGCGCCCTATCGTTGTTATCAACAAGATTGACCGTCCTGGTGCTCGTCCAGACTGGGTAATGGATGAAGTCTTTGATCTGTTTGATCGTCTGGGTGCTACCGAAGAGCAGCTGGATTTTCCGGTTATTTACGCTTCTGCATTGAACGGTATTGCCGGTGATGATCCTGAAAACATGGCACAAGATATGACGCCACTGTTTGAAATGATCGTCAATAATGTCCCTTCTCCCAAGGTGAATGTCGATGCACCCTTCCAGATGCAGATATCTGCCCTGGACTACAGCAGCTTCCTGGGAGTTATCGGTATTGGTCGTATCACCCGTGGTGTCCTCAAGCCTTCCACTCCGATTCGTTTGATTGGTGCTGATGGCAATGAGCGCAATGCCAAGATTCTCAAGGTCATGGGGCACCTGGGTCTGGAACGTGTAGACGTGGAAGAGGCTCGTGCTGGCGATATCGTTTGTGTAACGGGCATCGACAAGCTGAACATATCAGACACCCTGTGTGATCCAAACCACGTTGAAGCGCTGCCAGCACTGACGGTGGATGAGCCAACCGTGAGCATGACCTTCCAGGTCAATGATTCTCCTTTTGCAGGTCAGGATGGCAAGTATGTGACCTCCCGTAACATCAAAGAGCGTCTGGATCGTGAACTGCTGCATAACGTAGCGCTGCGTGTTGAGCAGGGCGATGATGCTGACAAGTTCAAGGTGTCTGGTCGTGGTGAACTGCATCTGTCGGTTCTGATCGAAACCATGCGCCGTGAGGGTTTTGAGCTGGGGGTTTCTCGTCCAGAGGTTGTCATCAAGGAGATTGACGGCGTTTTGCAGGAGCCTTACGAACAGGTTGTTGTGGATGTTGAGGAAGAACATCAGGGTTCTCTGATGGAAGAGATGGGCCACCGTAAGGCAGAACTGACCAACATGGTACCAGACGGCAAGGGTCGTGTTCGCCTGGAGTTCATTATGCCTGCCCGTGGTCTGATCGGTTTCCGTTCCCAGTTTCTGACCATGACTTCCGGTAGCGGTATTCTGACCAACGTTTTCGATCACTATGGCGACGTCAAAGGCGGAGAAGTGTCTCACCGCAAGAACGGTGTTCTGGTTTCTATGGTGAATGGTAAGGTGCTGGGTTATGCGCTCTGGAACTTACAGGATCGTGGTCGTTTGTTCCTGAATCCGAACGTTGACGTATATGAAGGTCAGATCATTGGTCTGCATAATCGTGACAATGACCTGGTGGTTAACCCGACCAAGGGTAAACAGCTGACGAACGTTCGTGCTTCCGGCTCTGACGAAAACATTCAGCTGACACCGCCTATCCAGCATAGCCTGGAACAGGCCCTGGAATTTATCGACGATGACGAGCTGGTGGAAGTTACGCCTGACAATATCCGTCTGCGCAAGAAGTTTCTGAAGGAGCATGAGCGCAAGCGCGCCAGCCGCAGCAAATAA
- a CDS encoding DUF29 domain-containing protein codes for MENLYETDYTQWLGQQRELLAKGQFDQLDIPNLLEAMDIQMGNIADELGSHLIILLVHLLKYDYQKRVLKDPWVKDKVIHTWMPSINNSRTQIGRHIQKNPCLQPKVNDLLAEVYPHAKNDAIKQMNKYIRSEASRLNKDSFPEQCPWPFEQITDDDWLPGD; via the coding sequence ATGGAAAATCTTTACGAAACCGATTACACCCAATGGCTTGGCCAGCAACGGGAACTTCTGGCCAAGGGGCAATTTGATCAGCTTGACATCCCTAATCTTTTGGAGGCGATGGATATACAGATGGGCAATATTGCCGACGAGTTAGGTTCCCACTTGATCATATTGCTGGTGCATCTTCTCAAGTACGACTATCAGAAACGGGTACTGAAAGACCCTTGGGTCAAAGATAAAGTGATCCATACCTGGATGCCAAGCATCAATAATTCAAGAACACAAATTGGACGCCACATACAGAAAAATCCCTGCCTGCAACCCAAAGTTAATGACCTGCTGGCCGAGGTTTATCCACATGCCAAAAATGATGCCATCAAACAAATGAACAAGTACATTCGCTCTGAGGCCAGTCGCCTGAACAAGGACAGCTTCCCCGAACAATGCCCATGGCCGTTTGAGCAGATCACAGATGACGACTGGCTGCCGGGAGATTAA
- a CDS encoding FMN-binding glutamate synthase family protein — translation MARKLFFWIAIGGTLITLLLSFFWPGILWLFVFLVPYTLVGVLDLTCTNHNVLKNYPVIGHMRYALEFISPEIHQYFIESNQSGKPFNREIRNMVYSRAKGVSDTQPFGTQFELTDCGYHRANHSLTPKEVDASHGRILIGEHSCSQPYLASRLNISGMSFGALSANAIRAMNAGARRGGFAHNTGEGGLSRHHLAEGGDLVWQIGTGYFGCRTQEGGFDEKSFAEKVKHETVKMVEVKLSQGAKPSHGGVLPAVKVSKEIAEARGVPEGVTVISPPAHSAFSTPKELILFIDHLRGIANKPVGFKLCLGNKVEFMGICKAILETGLAPDFITVDGAEGGTGAAPVEYTDRLGMPLNEALVFAHNCLTGAGLREKVKVIASGKVASGFDMVTKIALGADLCNSARAMMFAVGCIQALKCNTNHCPTGVTTQDPVRGRAVNIAEKQIRVANYHRVTVASFLDIVGAMGLDSPEQLSARHIFRRLADQTEASYATIYPVLETGCLLNRDDTVGYSNHWAQASAGEFLPGQGGIA, via the coding sequence ATGGCTCGTAAACTGTTTTTCTGGATTGCCATTGGCGGAACGCTGATCACCTTGCTTCTGTCGTTTTTCTGGCCCGGGATACTTTGGTTGTTTGTTTTTCTGGTGCCTTACACTCTGGTCGGGGTTCTTGATCTGACCTGCACCAATCATAACGTTTTGAAAAATTATCCTGTCATTGGTCATATGCGCTATGCGCTGGAGTTTATCAGTCCCGAGATTCATCAGTACTTTATTGAGTCAAACCAGAGCGGCAAACCTTTTAATCGTGAAATACGAAACATGGTGTATTCAAGAGCCAAGGGTGTGTCTGATACTCAACCTTTTGGCACCCAGTTTGAACTGACCGATTGCGGTTACCACCGGGCCAATCATTCCCTGACACCCAAAGAGGTAGATGCCAGCCATGGAAGAATACTGATCGGTGAACATTCCTGCTCACAACCTTATCTGGCGTCAAGGTTGAATATTTCCGGCATGAGCTTTGGTGCCCTGAGTGCCAATGCCATCAGAGCAATGAATGCGGGCGCTCGCAGAGGAGGCTTCGCTCACAACACGGGAGAAGGCGGGTTAAGCCGACACCATCTGGCAGAGGGAGGGGATCTGGTCTGGCAGATCGGCACAGGTTACTTTGGTTGTCGAACACAAGAAGGTGGTTTCGACGAAAAAAGCTTTGCTGAAAAAGTAAAGCATGAAACCGTGAAGATGGTTGAAGTCAAATTATCCCAGGGAGCCAAACCATCCCATGGTGGCGTACTACCTGCTGTTAAAGTCTCGAAAGAAATTGCTGAGGCCAGAGGAGTCCCTGAGGGAGTGACCGTCATTTCTCCACCTGCTCATTCGGCTTTTTCAACGCCTAAAGAGCTGATTTTATTTATTGATCATCTCAGGGGGATTGCCAATAAGCCGGTGGGCTTTAAGCTCTGTCTGGGCAACAAAGTGGAGTTTATGGGGATCTGTAAAGCCATACTGGAAACCGGTTTGGCTCCGGATTTTATTACGGTTGATGGCGCAGAGGGGGGCACAGGTGCAGCCCCGGTGGAGTACACGGACCGGCTGGGAATGCCGTTGAATGAAGCCCTGGTCTTTGCGCACAACTGCCTGACAGGTGCAGGTCTGAGAGAGAAAGTAAAGGTCATTGCCAGCGGCAAGGTAGCGTCGGGCTTTGATATGGTGACAAAGATTGCTTTGGGTGCTGACCTATGTAACTCGGCCAGAGCCATGATGTTTGCTGTGGGATGTATTCAGGCATTGAAGTGCAATACCAATCACTGCCCGACCGGAGTGACCACTCAGGACCCGGTCAGAGGCAGAGCTGTCAACATTGCTGAAAAACAGATCAGGGTGGCAAATTATCACCGTGTGACGGTGGCTAGTTTTCTCGATATCGTTGGAGCTATGGGGCTGGACAGTCCTGAACAGCTGAGTGCAAGGCATATCTTCCGACGTCTCGCCGATCAGACAGAAGCTTCTTACGCAACCATCTACCCGGTTCTGGAAACAGGATGCCTGTTGAATCGCGACGATACGGTTGGCTACAGCAACCACTGGGCGCAGGCTTCGGCTGGTGAGTTTTTGCCCGGACAGGGGGGAATTGCCTGA
- a CDS encoding CAP domain-containing protein: MNNPFFHRSIDPLIIALAFSTAMGFCHAAVVDPFPVNNSEELNSYLSSHNYQMPERCNKNADQGSCWARSIMSLLSEQELSQLYRQSEEYLNYPDDQPINVAALHLYLESHSAVIPEGSTPGVPINHLNTQLAILLKKRILTITPLADGSIATQFFTGFEDGSYEVEENIISLSEEPETLFSALISADISLFLTLGVNDTPGHVQPIVFNLQPHQTARAALAEDSLNAMINRPARTLDIFAVSSGDIPPYFFSALQFGVRNVLHQPSHEEMEREIKEARKRKFAREKMKQDVEHYRNEAASEYRKGAMTRFCASCAKGAFKLGILGAASAVIYQKWETVKAHLQDFWKEVIAPNLPMMARLDGTGVIGNSTDMPKELASYMDTIPQKILEAWKYSSFKVDSFLRSRWSVSRWTHSHWYNEAIDQPTQGFADQMLTAVNAIRSKPRVCGNTVMRAVGRLRWNYSLEAAAFKHATDMANKDFMSHVGSDGSEINQRIESQGYRWSAYAENVAVGPHNLDAILTGWMSSPGHCKNIMNPNVIEMGVSFVENPSGRYRIYWAQVFASPAY, encoded by the coding sequence ATGAACAATCCATTTTTTCACAGGTCCATTGATCCATTGATCATAGCTTTGGCGTTCTCCACAGCCATGGGCTTTTGTCATGCCGCAGTGGTGGACCCCTTCCCGGTGAATAATTCTGAGGAGCTGAACAGTTACCTCTCAAGCCACAATTATCAAATGCCTGAAAGGTGTAACAAAAATGCAGATCAGGGAAGTTGCTGGGCCCGCTCCATCATGAGCCTTCTCAGTGAACAGGAACTCAGCCAACTCTACAGGCAATCGGAAGAATACCTCAACTACCCGGACGATCAGCCAATCAATGTGGCTGCTCTGCATCTCTACCTTGAAAGTCATAGTGCGGTCATACCCGAAGGTTCGACACCTGGTGTGCCTATCAACCATCTGAACACACAACTGGCCATTCTTCTTAAGAAAAGAATACTGACAATAACGCCGTTAGCGGATGGATCGATTGCTACTCAATTCTTCACAGGGTTTGAAGATGGCAGTTACGAAGTAGAAGAAAACATCATTTCATTGTCAGAAGAGCCAGAAACTCTTTTCTCGGCCTTAATCTCAGCGGATATAAGCCTTTTCCTGACACTCGGAGTTAATGACACTCCTGGTCATGTGCAGCCCATTGTCTTCAATCTGCAACCCCATCAGACAGCCAGGGCAGCTCTTGCTGAAGACTCGCTGAATGCAATGATCAACCGACCTGCCAGAACACTTGATATCTTCGCTGTCAGCAGCGGTGATATACCACCCTACTTTTTCTCTGCGCTCCAATTTGGCGTCAGAAATGTCCTCCACCAACCCAGTCACGAGGAGATGGAGCGCGAAATAAAAGAGGCTAGAAAAAGAAAATTCGCCAGAGAAAAAATGAAACAAGATGTCGAGCATTACAGAAACGAAGCCGCAAGCGAATATCGAAAAGGAGCCATGACTCGTTTTTGTGCAAGCTGTGCAAAAGGTGCCTTCAAACTGGGTATTCTTGGTGCTGCCTCCGCAGTCATCTACCAGAAATGGGAAACCGTCAAGGCTCATTTACAAGACTTCTGGAAAGAAGTTATTGCTCCAAACTTGCCAATGATGGCCCGTCTCGACGGCACAGGGGTGATAGGAAACTCTACAGATATGCCCAAGGAACTGGCCAGCTATATGGACACAATTCCGCAGAAAATTCTTGAAGCATGGAAATACTCCTCTTTCAAAGTGGACAGCTTCCTGAGATCCCGTTGGTCTGTCTCTCGCTGGACTCACTCTCATTGGTACAACGAGGCCATAGACCAACCCACTCAGGGCTTTGCAGATCAGATGCTAACCGCTGTCAATGCTATACGCTCTAAACCGCGGGTCTGTGGCAATACCGTCATGCGTGCAGTCGGACGTTTGCGCTGGAACTACTCTCTTGAAGCAGCCGCCTTCAAACACGCAACGGATATGGCCAATAAAGATTTTATGAGCCATGTAGGTTCAGATGGCAGTGAAATCAATCAACGAATTGAATCACAGGGTTATCGCTGGTCAGCCTATGCCGAAAATGTAGCCGTAGGCCCACACAACCTCGACGCCATACTCACCGGCTGGATGAGCAGTCCAGGGCATTGTAAAAATATCATGAACCCTAATGTCATCGAGATGGGAGTCAGCTTTGTAGAGAACCCCTCAGGCCGATACAGAATATACTGGGCCCAGGTTTTTGCTTCACCAGCATACTGA
- the dtd gene encoding D-aminoacyl-tRNA deacylase, translating into MRGLIQRVQFANVKVNGETVGEIAEGLLLLLGVEKDDDQAKADKLLDKVLKYRVFSDQDGKMNLGLKDTGGGLLVVSQFTLVAGTRKGLRPSFSSGASPEHGEKLYDYFVERAHTLHHDVATGRFGADMKVSLLNDGPVTFNLEV; encoded by the coding sequence ATGCGTGGATTAATCCAGCGAGTTCAGTTTGCCAATGTAAAAGTGAATGGCGAAACCGTAGGCGAGATTGCAGAAGGTCTATTGCTATTGTTGGGCGTAGAAAAGGACGATGATCAGGCAAAAGCGGATAAGTTACTGGATAAAGTGCTCAAATACAGGGTTTTCAGCGATCAGGACGGAAAAATGAATCTGGGTTTGAAAGACACTGGAGGTGGGTTGCTGGTCGTCTCACAGTTCACGCTTGTCGCCGGCACACGCAAAGGACTCCGTCCCAGCTTCAGTTCCGGGGCTTCTCCTGAGCATGGTGAAAAGCTGTATGACTATTTTGTCGAGCGTGCCCACACGCTTCATCACGATGTGGCAACGGGGCGTTTTGGAGCCGACATGAAAGTCTCCCTGTTGAATGATGGGCCGGTTACTTTCAATCTCGAAGTCTGA
- a CDS encoding toluene tolerance protein gives MQRLSSTAYQTLIEGAEVIEQDHFGDKVLKLKDKTFLKLFRVKSTISSAWFKPYSVRFARNASELMTRGIQTVDIISCYRLERYKNTAVHYRPLPGRTLRQVFPALDEDGTRVLAQQLARYIAHLHKQGVYFRSLHMGNILKLPDGALGLIDIADMRFSRSSLKEALRLRNLHHLARYEQDVQYLIKDQTFCSTYARLADLDVDKVEAVMQQT, from the coding sequence ATGCAGCGATTATCTTCCACGGCTTATCAGACCCTGATCGAAGGGGCTGAGGTGATAGAGCAGGACCATTTTGGCGACAAGGTTCTGAAGCTGAAAGATAAGACTTTTCTGAAACTGTTTCGGGTTAAAAGCACTATCAGCTCGGCGTGGTTTAAGCCATATTCTGTCCGGTTTGCCAGAAATGCCTCCGAACTTATGACGCGTGGCATTCAAACGGTTGACATCATTAGCTGCTACCGTCTTGAAAGGTATAAAAACACGGCTGTTCATTATCGGCCATTGCCGGGTCGGACCCTCAGGCAGGTTTTCCCTGCTCTGGATGAAGATGGAACCAGAGTTCTGGCCCAGCAATTAGCCCGATATATTGCGCACTTGCATAAACAGGGCGTCTATTTTCGCTCCCTGCACATGGGTAATATTCTGAAGTTGCCCGACGGTGCTCTTGGGCTGATAGACATTGCCGATATGCGCTTTAGCCGGAGTTCTCTGAAAGAAGCGTTAAGGCTCAGGAATTTACACCATCTGGCTCGTTATGAGCAGGATGTTCAGTATTTGATTAAGGATCAGACATTTTGTTCCACCTACGCCAGGCTGGCAGATTTGGATGTGGACAAGGTCGAAGCTGTAATGCAGCAAACCTGA
- the pip gene encoding prolyl aminopeptidase — protein sequence MRTLYPAIKPYSVFKLAVDTVHQLYVEECGSPDGIPVLFVHGGPGVGTSEKSRRFFDPEKYRIILFDQRGCGRSLPHAELEGNNTQNLIADMEQIRVHLGIEKWLLFGGSWGSTLSLLYAQAHPKRVMAMVLRGIFLSRQKDFDWLYTEQGAGRVFPDHWKHFEEIIPESERANMLEAYYNRLTGDDELAQMNAAKHWALWEGRISTLKPCPDAEEFCSEPHNAKAISRLEAHYFMNDSFIEPHQIIRDMKFINQIPGIIVHGRYDMICPLDNAQVLADHWTEAELQVIREAGHSSSEPGIVDALVIATDKLAVKFS from the coding sequence ATGCGCACGCTTTACCCGGCTATAAAGCCATACTCTGTTTTCAAACTGGCTGTAGATACCGTTCATCAACTTTATGTGGAAGAGTGCGGGAGTCCTGATGGTATTCCTGTGTTGTTTGTCCACGGCGGGCCCGGGGTGGGTACTTCAGAAAAGTCGCGGCGATTCTTTGATCCCGAGAAATATAGAATCATCCTTTTTGATCAGCGAGGCTGTGGTCGGTCGCTTCCCCATGCCGAGCTGGAAGGGAATAATACCCAGAATCTGATCGCAGATATGGAGCAGATTCGGGTGCATTTGGGTATTGAAAAATGGCTTCTTTTTGGCGGTTCCTGGGGCTCTACCCTCTCTCTGCTCTACGCTCAGGCCCACCCTAAAAGGGTTATGGCCATGGTGCTCAGGGGGATTTTTCTGTCCCGACAGAAAGACTTTGACTGGCTCTACACTGAACAGGGGGCCGGCAGAGTGTTTCCTGATCACTGGAAGCACTTCGAGGAAATTATTCCGGAAAGTGAGCGAGCTAATATGCTGGAAGCTTATTACAATCGCTTGACCGGTGATGATGAGCTGGCACAGATGAATGCTGCCAAACACTGGGCGTTATGGGAGGGCCGGATCAGCACTTTGAAGCCCTGTCCCGATGCTGAAGAGTTTTGCAGTGAGCCACACAACGCAAAAGCCATATCCCGCCTTGAAGCCCATTACTTCATGAATGACAGCTTTATTGAACCTCATCAGATTATTCGTGACATGAAATTCATTAACCAGATTCCGGGCATTATTGTTCATGGTCGATACGATATGATCTGTCCTTTGGATAACGCTCAGGTTTTGGCTGATCACTGGACAGAAGCAGAGCTTCAGGTGATCAGGGAGGCGGGTCATTCGTCCTCCGAGCCGGGCATTGTGGATGCACTGGTGATTGCCACCGATAAGTTGGCGGTTAAATTCAGTTAA
- the msbA gene encoding lipid A export permease/ATP-binding protein MsbA has product MSEHAKSGSLQIYLRLLSYVKPYSGFFALSLMGYVMFALSQPAFARLLEYFVEALEGSFATIDRDLGSFLPASIMTSVALIPIVMLSIAIFRGIGSFLGNYFLAKVSLSVVHDLRCLMFNRMIQLPNNYFDNNNSGHLIARITYNVGMVTSAATDAVKVIVREGLTVVFLFGYLILTNWKLTLVFIGVAPIIALVVSTASKRFRKLSSKIQTSMGDLTHVSSESINGYRVVRGFGGESYETSRFFNASDRNTRQGLKMVKASAVHTPTLQFLVNTALAILFFLVLWLKGDATTASLVSFVTAAALLPKPIRQLSEVNANIQKGIAAAESIFEMADQPSEPDNGTFEKETVEGKLEFRNLFFKYQNTDKPALKNINFTVNPGETIALVGRSGSGKTTLANLVPRFYPHGQGEILLDDTPIDDYSLKNLRSHIALVDQNVTLFNDTVARNIAYGDLRDKDDSDIHLAAEAAHANEFIKNMAQGMNTLVGEDGVLLSGGQRQRLAIARAILKDAPILILDEATSALDTESERHIQAALDEVMKNRTTLVIAHRLSTIENADRIIVMDKGEIAESGTHSELLAREGHYAKLHQMQFQEEQEEAIEVIPLASSQPLQH; this is encoded by the coding sequence ATGTCGGAACACGCCAAGTCGGGAAGCCTGCAGATTTACCTGCGCCTTCTCAGCTATGTAAAGCCCTACTCGGGCTTTTTTGCCCTCAGTCTAATGGGCTATGTCATGTTTGCGCTCAGCCAGCCAGCTTTTGCCCGTTTGCTGGAATATTTTGTTGAAGCACTTGAAGGCAGCTTTGCCACTATTGACAGGGACCTTGGGAGTTTTCTTCCTGCCTCTATCATGACTTCGGTGGCCCTGATTCCCATCGTCATGTTGTCTATTGCCATATTCAGGGGGATTGGTTCCTTTCTGGGCAACTACTTCCTGGCCAAGGTGTCCTTATCGGTTGTGCACGACCTGCGCTGCCTGATGTTTAACCGAATGATTCAGTTGCCCAATAACTATTTTGACAACAACAATTCCGGACACCTGATTGCCAGAATCACCTACAACGTGGGTATGGTGACCTCGGCAGCTACCGATGCCGTCAAGGTTATTGTGCGGGAAGGCCTGACCGTTGTTTTTCTGTTCGGGTATCTGATCCTGACCAACTGGAAGCTCACCCTGGTATTCATCGGCGTTGCTCCCATCATTGCCCTGGTGGTCAGTACCGCCAGCAAACGTTTCCGTAAGCTGAGTTCGAAGATTCAGACATCCATGGGGGATCTGACCCACGTCAGTTCCGAATCGATCAATGGTTACCGGGTAGTCAGAGGCTTTGGTGGTGAGAGTTATGAAACCAGCCGCTTTTTTAATGCCAGTGATCGCAATACCCGTCAGGGGCTGAAAATGGTCAAGGCTTCCGCTGTCCATACGCCCACCCTGCAATTCTTGGTAAACACGGCCCTCGCCATCCTGTTCTTCCTCGTGCTGTGGCTAAAAGGAGATGCAACCACCGCTTCTCTGGTGAGTTTTGTCACGGCTGCGGCACTGCTGCCAAAGCCTATTCGTCAGCTGAGCGAAGTGAATGCCAACATCCAGAAAGGTATTGCCGCAGCAGAGAGCATTTTTGAAATGGCTGACCAGCCTTCCGAACCTGATAACGGCACCTTTGAAAAGGAAACAGTTGAAGGCAAGCTGGAGTTTCGAAACCTGTTTTTCAAATATCAGAATACTGACAAACCCGCCCTGAAGAATATTAACTTCACTGTTAATCCGGGTGAGACTATTGCTCTGGTGGGTCGCTCGGGATCGGGAAAAACCACACTGGCCAACCTGGTTCCCCGTTTTTATCCTCACGGGCAGGGTGAAATCCTTCTGGATGATACGCCCATTGATGATTACAGCCTGAAGAACCTTCGCAGTCATATTGCTCTGGTGGATCAGAATGTCACTCTGTTTAATGATACAGTGGCTCGCAACATAGCCTATGGAGACCTGCGCGACAAAGATGATTCTGACATTCACCTGGCTGCCGAAGCCGCCCATGCCAATGAATTTATCAAAAATATGGCTCAGGGCATGAACACGCTGGTTGGCGAAGATGGCGTACTGCTCTCGGGTGGCCAGCGTCAGCGTTTGGCCATAGCCAGGGCTATTCTGAAGGACGCTCCCATTCTAATTCTTGACGAAGCCACTTCGGCCCTGGATACCGAATCCGAGCGTCATATCCAGGCGGCCCTGGATGAAGTCATGAAGAATCGAACAACGCTGGTGATTGCTCATCGACTCTCCACCATTGAGAATGCCGACCGTATCATTGTGATGGATAAAGGCGAAATTGCAGAGAGCGGTACTCATTCCGAACTGTTGGCCAGAGAAGGTCATTATGCCAAACTGCACCAGATGCAGTTCCAGGAAGAGCAGGAAGAAGCCATAGAGGTCATACCTTTGGCTTCTTCGCAGCCATTACAACATTGA